The nucleotide sequence TGGTAATGGAGTTAAAGACAATACGCTTGGTCTTATTTTTATCTAGGCCCAAGGTTTCCGCTAAATGCCAGGAAATGGCTTCTCCTTCGCGGTCTTCATCACTTGCGAGCCATATTGTTTCCGCTTTCTTGGCCAAATCCCCAAGTTTTTTCACCAAGGCTTTCTTGTCTTTATCGACAATATATTTGGGCTTAAAATCATTCTCGACATCTACCCCTAGTTCTTTGGAAGGTAAATCGGCAATATGCCCGAAACTGGACTCTACCTTATAATCCTTTCCTAAAAACTTTTCTATCGTTTTTGCCTTTGCAGGTGACTCTACTATTACTAAATTCTTAGCCATTCATGGTTTGTTTGATAAAACAAAAGTAATTGATTTTTTTAATTAGCTGCCATACCTTATATATTAGACATAAAAAAAACACCCCGTAAATAGGGGCGTTTCAAATTCGTTTACCATAAATTTACTTCAAATCGAAGGTACTCAGCAATCGAATGCTATCGTTCAAATACACATATTGATACAGCACTTTATCACCTATCATCAACAGGGATTCCTCTAGGGGAATCACATCATAGGTCACAATGTCCTTAAAGTGGCTTACCAATTTTAAATCATTTACATCGGTCTTGTCATACACCTTTAGGCCATCATCCCCATCACAAACAAAAAGCCAACTATCTTTAAAACCTATACCATAAGGACCTTCCAACGGATAAAATTTCTCCAGTTCAGGACTCGCCAAATTTGAAACATCAACGATATAGAGTCCGCTCTCGGTGTTCCCACAGGAGTTTTCGCCCCTTAGGGTAACGAAGGCATAATCGCCATCGACCACTACAGGATCACAAGCCGTGCCATGGACAAATTCTGAAACGTACTTCGGTTTTTCAGGCGATGAGATATCGTAGATATACATACCTTGGGTACCTCCTATAAACAATATATCCCCTTGATTATATATGGTCTCGATCGCCCCGTTTACATAAACATCCTCTAAGGTCTTGGGTTCACTCAAATCGGAAATATCAAAGACACTGATACTGGACCACTCTACCGCGTACAGATAATCGTCTACGATCTTAAACCGCGCCAATGATCCACCCTGCCCCGTCTCGGAACTAGTGTTACTAAAGGCGACGTCGCCATTGGGACCGCCGACCCCGTATTTATCCTGAAGCTCTTCTTCCGAAAGGCGTTGCGACTTTACCTCCCATCCAACAATAGCTTCCTTACTGGCATCGAAACCCTCATAATCATAAAAATCGGCCTGTGGCCAATCGACATCAAAACCTACGGTACACCAAAATTGCTGGTAGATGGCCCCTTCCATTCGCTTCACCATCTTAACTGCATTGATATCCGAAATATCCATAATGACCAAATCGCCATAACTATCGGCATATAGGTGGTCATTTTTGATGGAGATATCATAATTCCCCTCCAACTTGATAAACGAAATGGCATGCGGGTTTACGGGATTACTGTTATCGATTACATGAAAGCCCCGGTTTACATCGTTAACGAAAACATAATCTTTATAGGCGTAGATTTTACCCGATTCTTTGATGGGCACAGGCTCGGTAACGGCAACGGCCTCCTCTTTAAACTGTTTTAAATCGGCAGTAATGGGTGTTGCCACAAGATACTCGCCCCCTTGGGCATCGTCTTTATCATCGGCACAGCCGATAAAGGCCAGCACAGCAATTACCCATACTAAACCTAGGGTCTTTTTCATAGTTTTTGGTTTGATTGGTTGAAAAACGGTCGATACCCTATCGACCTATCTACCAATCAGATGCGCCAAGCAATGTAACGTTGCGTAGCTTCCTAAAAAGTTATATCGACAAGCTAGACCCCATCCTCTTTGAAACCGACACCATTTTTATACATATAATAGGTAGGAATCTTAGAGAACATGGCGGTAAAGAATATTCCCACCCCACAAAGTACAATACCAAGCTCGGCCATTATACCCGAAAGAATGATCAATCCGAAAATAATGAACCAATTCTTGTTGCCCAATTTAAAGCAAGCCTTTAGTATATCTATCGAAGATAATTCTTCGTTAAACGCAAAAAATGCCGGTAACAGGGACAGGGGTACCATGGCATATATTAATCCGACACCACAAAGCAACATTCCCGCTATGGCCACCAACAACATTAAAAGCCCCAGCCCCAAACTTTTCTTCCATCTGCCATTTTTCAAGTAATAAAAATAATCCTCGGGTTCTGAAATCCCTAGGTCTTTCATCCTACAAATTCTCATAAAGGCCGCATTTAGGGCCACCGATATGGTCATAACCCCCAAGATCAACACAGGCATCAGAAGAAACATGGCCAAACCCATTACAGGTGCCATCACATCACTTTCGAACGTAGCGGGATTACTGACTCCCAGCACAATAAAGGGAACATAAAAAATCAGGTAAAGGGGAATCATTAGCACCAAAGTCAACAAGATCGTTATAAACCCTTGCAACCATACTTTTTTAAAAAGCTCAATAGCGCTACTAAAGACGGTGCCAAAATCGAGGATAGGGTTCTGTTCTATTTTTTCGGTAAGCTGGTTCAAGGTCATAATTTTTAGTTTTCGCCTAAGATAAAAAGATCTTGACACGAGTACAGTTGTAAAATAATATTAAAATTCACTGTCAATTTGTCACAAACTTGTATTAAGCCCTATATTTGCTGCCCGTTATATTAGAAAGGTAAGCTTAGATATGGAGAAAATTATAGACGAATCGCTTCAGGGAACTACCCTGACCATTGAAGATAAAAACGCCAATAGCAAAAAACTCTATATTGAAAGCTATGGGTGTCAGATGAATTTTTCAGATAGTGAAATCGTCGCATCGATATTGGCCAACGAAGGTTTCAATACCACACAAAACCTAAAGGAGGCCGACCTGGTATTGGTAAACACCTGTTCGATACGCGAAAAGGCCGAACTTACCGTTCGCAAGCGATTGGAAAAATTCAATGCCATCAAGAAAGACAGGCCACATATGAAAGTAGGTGTACTGGGCTGTATGGCCGAACGCCTTAAACACCAATTTTTAGAGGAAGAAAAAATAGTGGACATGGTCGTAGGCCCCGATGCCTATAAAGACCTGCCCAATCTGATCCAAGAAATCGACGAAGGCCGTAGTGCCGTAAACGTTATTCTCTCTAAAGACGAAACCTATGGCGATGTTGCCCCGGTGCGGCTCAACACCAACGGAGTAACCGCATTTGTATCGATCACAAGAGGCTGCGACAATATGTGTACGTTTTGCGTGGTTCCCTTTACCCGTGGCCGTGAACGCAGTCGTGACCCGCAGTCTATCATAGACGAGGTCAACGACCTTTGGAGCAAAGGTTTTAAGGAAATTACCTTACTCGGACAAAACGTAGACAGCTACCTATGGTACGGGGGCGGTTTGAAAAAAGATTTCGAAAAAGCATCGGACATGCAAAAGGCCACCGCGGTAGACTTTTCACAATTGCTGGAAAGGGTAGCCTTGGCCCAGCCCAAAATGCGTATTCGTTTTTCAACTTCAAACCCCCAGGACATGACCCTTGACGTCATACATACCATGGCCAAGTACGACAATATCTGCAACTACATCCACCTTCCGGTACAGAGCGGAAGCAACCGCATCTTAAAGGCCATGAACAGGCTGCATACCCGTGAGGAATATTTTGAGCTTATAGACAACATTCGCAAGATCATTCCCGATTGCGCCATTTCACAGGATATGATCACCGGCTTCCCTACGGAAACGGAAGAAGATCACAAAGACACCCTCTCATTGATGGAGTATGTAAAATACGATTACGGCTTCATGTTTGCCTATTCCGAAAGACCGGGAACATTGGCCGAACGCAAAATGGAAGATGACGTTCCCGAGGAAATCAAAAAAAGAAGGCTTTCCGAAATCATCGCCCTTCAAAGACAACATTGCCAAGAGCGCACCGAACAGCATCTTGGTAAGGTTCAAGAGGTGTTGATCGAAGGCACTTCCAAGAAATCGGACGAGCATTTCATGGGCCGAAACTCACAGAACACCGTTGCAGTTTTCCCTAAAGAAAATTATAAAGTAGGTGATTTTGTCATGGTACGAATGGACGATTGTACCTCGGCCACCCTCATTGGAGAGGCCGTGGGATATTCAGAAAACAACTAAATCCAACAGCCCACGAATTGCAGACTAAGATGGAGAACATACAAGCCATAAAACAACGATTTGAGCTTATTGGCAACGACCCCAAGCTCAACCGTGCCATAGAGAAGGCCATTCAAGTGGCCCCGACCGATATTTCCGTTTTGGTAACGGGCGAAAGTGGTGTGGGTAAAGAGGCCATTCCGAAAATAATCCATTCCCTTTCCCATAGAAAGCACGCAAAGTACATTGCGGTAAACTGTGGGGCCATACCCGAGGGCACGATCGACAGTGAACTCTTTGGACACGAAAAAGGGGCCTTTACCGGTGCCACCCAAACCCGAAGCGGTTATTTTGAAGTTGCCGACGGGGGAACGATCTTTTTGGACGAGGTGGGCGAATTGCCGCTAACCACCCAAGTAAGGTTACTTCGCGTTTTAGAAAACGGCGAATTCCTAAAAGTGGGTTCTTCCCAGGTTCAAAAGACCAATGTGCGTATTGTAGCGGCCACGAACGTGAATATGCTCGATGCCATAAAAAAGGAAAAATTCAGGGAAGACCTATATTACAGGTTGAGCACGGTTGAAATCAATATTCCTCCTTTGCGCGAGCGACAGGGCGACATTCATTTGCTTTTTAGAAAATTCGCCTCCGATTTCGGACAGAAGTACAAAATGCCCACCATACGCCTAGACGACGATGCCGTAGATCTTTTGTTAAAATACCGCTGGCCCGGAAACATCCGCCAACTAAGAAACATAGCCGAACAGATTTCGGTACTCGAAGAAAGCAGAAATGTATCGTGGGAAACCCTCAACGGTTACTTACCCAATGCCAGTAGCTCAAACCTACCCGCGGTCATAGGCCAAAAAAAATCGGAAAGCGACTTTAGCAACGAAAGGGAAATTCTCTACAAGGTCTTGTTCGACATGAAAAGTGACCTTAACGACCTGAAGAAACTCACCTTGGAGCTGATGAAGAACAGCGATGGTGAAAAGGTACAAGAGGAAAACGAAGGCCTTATCAAAAAAATCTATGGCGACAATGGCGAAGAAGTCGAGGAAGACGAACGCACCCCTTTAGAAGTACTACACTTGCCCGAATCACGAATGGAAAAGCACACTCCCAAGCCCGTGATGGAAGACAAGTATCATTTTGCCGAAGAAATTCAAGAAGAAGAAACCTTATCTTTACAGGAAAAGGAAGTTGAACTTATAAAAAAATCACTGGAACGCAATCGCGGAAAACGCAAGGCGGCCGCCGCCGAACTCGGCATTTCGGAACGCACCCTATACCGTAAAATAAAACAATACGACCTGTAGCACCCCTAAAGCGATACAGTTACAACCTTAATATTTAAACGAGACCTTGAAAAAAAACACATACACCATACTCTGTTTAGTTCTATGCTTAAGCCTAAGCGGCTGTGGCGTCTATAATTTTACAGGGGGCAACGTGGGTACCGCCACTACTTTTACGATACCCACCTTTCAGAACTACGCCACACAGAACCCCGGCTCTACGTTCGAGCCCGGACTCGAAAGAGACTTTACATTGGCACTTCAAGACCGTATCTTGAACCAGACCAGTCTTGACCTTACATCTTCCAATGGCGACCTGCTTTACGAAGGGGAAATTGTAGAGTTCCGCATTTCGCCCATGAGTGCCACGGCCCAACAGACCGCGGCCCAAAACCGCTTATCGATGGCAGTAAACGTCCGTTTCTATAATAAGACAAAAGAAGATGCCGATTTCGAACAACGTTTTTCGTTTTTCTATGACTACCCGGCCAACTCACAACTCTCTGCGGTAAAGACGGAGGCCTTGGAAGTAATTTTCGAAAGAATCACCCAAGA is from Zobellia galactanivorans and encodes:
- a CDS encoding LVIVD repeat-containing protein, whose protein sequence is MKKTLGLVWVIAVLAFIGCADDKDDAQGGEYLVATPITADLKQFKEEAVAVTEPVPIKESGKIYAYKDYVFVNDVNRGFHVIDNSNPVNPHAISFIKLEGNYDISIKNDHLYADSYGDLVIMDISDINAVKMVKRMEGAIYQQFWCTVGFDVDWPQADFYDYEGFDASKEAIVGWEVKSQRLSEEELQDKYGVGGPNGDVAFSNTSSETGQGGSLARFKIVDDYLYAVEWSSISVFDISDLSEPKTLEDVYVNGAIETIYNQGDILFIGGTQGMYIYDISSPEKPKYVSEFVHGTACDPVVVDGDYAFVTLRGENSCGNTESGLYIVDVSNLASPELEKFYPLEGPYGIGFKDSWLFVCDGDDGLKVYDKTDVNDLKLVSHFKDIVTYDVIPLEESLLMIGDKVLYQYVYLNDSIRLLSTFDLK
- the miaB gene encoding tRNA (N6-isopentenyl adenosine(37)-C2)-methylthiotransferase MiaB; protein product: MEKIIDESLQGTTLTIEDKNANSKKLYIESYGCQMNFSDSEIVASILANEGFNTTQNLKEADLVLVNTCSIREKAELTVRKRLEKFNAIKKDRPHMKVGVLGCMAERLKHQFLEEEKIVDMVVGPDAYKDLPNLIQEIDEGRSAVNVILSKDETYGDVAPVRLNTNGVTAFVSITRGCDNMCTFCVVPFTRGRERSRDPQSIIDEVNDLWSKGFKEITLLGQNVDSYLWYGGGLKKDFEKASDMQKATAVDFSQLLERVALAQPKMRIRFSTSNPQDMTLDVIHTMAKYDNICNYIHLPVQSGSNRILKAMNRLHTREEYFELIDNIRKIIPDCAISQDMITGFPTETEEDHKDTLSLMEYVKYDYGFMFAYSERPGTLAERKMEDDVPEEIKKRRLSEIIALQRQHCQERTEQHLGKVQEVLIEGTSKKSDEHFMGRNSQNTVAVFPKENYKVGDFVMVRMDDCTSATLIGEAVGYSENN
- a CDS encoding sigma 54-interacting transcriptional regulator; the encoded protein is MENIQAIKQRFELIGNDPKLNRAIEKAIQVAPTDISVLVTGESGVGKEAIPKIIHSLSHRKHAKYIAVNCGAIPEGTIDSELFGHEKGAFTGATQTRSGYFEVADGGTIFLDEVGELPLTTQVRLLRVLENGEFLKVGSSQVQKTNVRIVAATNVNMLDAIKKEKFREDLYYRLSTVEINIPPLRERQGDIHLLFRKFASDFGQKYKMPTIRLDDDAVDLLLKYRWPGNIRQLRNIAEQISVLEESRNVSWETLNGYLPNASSSNLPAVIGQKKSESDFSNEREILYKVLFDMKSDLNDLKKLTLELMKNSDGEKVQEENEGLIKKIYGDNGEEVEEDERTPLEVLHLPESRMEKHTPKPVMEDKYHFAEEIQEEETLSLQEKEVELIKKSLERNRGKRKAAAAELGISERTLYRKIKQYDL
- a CDS encoding LptE family protein; translation: MKKNTYTILCLVLCLSLSGCGVYNFTGGNVGTATTFTIPTFQNYATQNPGSTFEPGLERDFTLALQDRILNQTSLDLTSSNGDLLYEGEIVEFRISPMSATAQQTAAQNRLSMAVNVRFYNKTKEDADFEQRFSFFYDYPANSQLSAVKTEALEVIFERITQDIFNASLADW